From a single Euzebyales bacterium genomic region:
- a CDS encoding phosphoadenylyl-sulfate reductase, which translates to MLKERVVFDDLEIGRLAVDLDDQEPEDVIEWALNTFGENVAIVTALQADGMAILDMAYQMFPQVRLMTVDTGRLPRETVEFIDQVKRHYPEARLEVRHPDADEVATMVRRNGVDLFRESIENRLMCCQIRKVRPLTEALEGLDAWFTGLRRDQWASRAAITKVQLDHDHDGIVKVNPLADWTAGDVEDYLDEFAVPRHPLYAKGYTSIGCDPCTRPVRDGEDDRAGRWWWESDAPKECGMHCPIETGGFEHEVHAILGEAHGDGH; encoded by the coding sequence GTGCTGAAGGAACGCGTGGTCTTCGACGACCTCGAGATCGGCCGGCTGGCCGTCGACCTCGACGACCAGGAGCCCGAGGACGTCATCGAGTGGGCGCTCAACACGTTCGGTGAGAACGTCGCCATCGTCACGGCGCTGCAGGCCGACGGCATGGCGATCCTCGACATGGCCTACCAGATGTTCCCACAGGTCCGTCTCATGACCGTCGACACGGGCCGGCTGCCACGCGAGACCGTCGAGTTCATCGACCAGGTCAAGCGGCACTATCCCGAGGCACGGCTCGAGGTCCGCCACCCCGACGCGGACGAGGTCGCGACGATGGTGCGGCGCAACGGGGTCGACCTGTTCCGCGAGAGCATCGAGAACCGCCTGATGTGCTGCCAGATCCGCAAGGTGCGGCCACTCACCGAGGCGCTCGAAGGCCTCGACGCGTGGTTCACCGGGCTGCGCCGCGACCAGTGGGCGTCGCGCGCGGCGATCACCAAGGTGCAGCTCGACCACGACCACGACGGCATCGTCAAGGTGAACCCGCTCGCGGACTGGACTGCCGGGGACGTCGAGGACTACCTCGACGAGTTCGCGGTGCCCCGCCATCCGCTGTACGCGAAGGGCTACACCAGCATCGGATGCGATCCATGCACGCGACCCGTCCGCGACGGCGAGGACGATCGTGCCGGGCGTTGGTGGTGGGAGTCCGACGCGCCCAAGGAATGCGGGATGCACTGCCCGATCGAGACCGGCGGATTCGAGCACGAGGTGCATGCGATCCTCGGTGAGGCCCATGGCGACGGCCACTGA
- a CDS encoding phage holin family protein, translating into MSFVIKVLVTAAAVWVAVELIDGLEFDGTWVGLIAIAVILGVVNAFARPIVTILSLPLVLLTLGLFLLIINAFMLGLTIWISEALDLGLTSTGFGATLFGAIIITVVSWIGEALLGVD; encoded by the coding sequence ATGTCGTTCGTGATCAAGGTCCTGGTGACCGCCGCGGCGGTGTGGGTCGCGGTGGAACTGATCGACGGGCTGGAGTTCGACGGCACCTGGGTGGGGTTGATCGCGATCGCGGTCATCCTCGGCGTCGTCAACGCGTTCGCCCGACCGATCGTGACGATCCTGAGCCTTCCACTCGTCCTGCTGACACTCGGTCTGTTCCTACTGATCATCAACGCCTTCATGCTCGGCCTGACGATCTGGATCTCGGAGGCCCTGGACCTGGGCCTGACGTCCACCGGCTTCGGTGCCACGCTGTTCGGTGCGATCATCATCACGGTCGTGTCGTGGATCGGTGAGGCGCTGCTCGGCGTCGACTGA